A portion of the Gammaproteobacteria bacterium genome contains these proteins:
- the secA gene encoding preprotein translocase subunit SecA encodes MVSKFLSKIFGSRNERLLKRLRAVVERINLQEDTFAALSDDELRAKTDEFRRRLSDGAALDDLLPEAFAAVREASKRALGMRHFDVQLIGGMVLNSGKIAEMRTGEGKTLVATLPAYLNALPAKGVHVVTVNDYLARRDSDWMGRVFGFLGMTTGVIHAGQSSQEKRAAYAADITYGTNNEFGFDYLRDNMAFRPADKVQRGLSYAIVDEVDSILIDEARTPLIISGPVDESSNLYAEINKLIPQLKRQEAEGGPGDFTVDEKARQVYLTEEGHQTVEDLMLKTGLLKEGDSLYSAANIRLMHHLNAALRATILYHRDVEYIVKDGAIVIVDEFTGRTMPGRRWSEGLHQAIEAKEGVPIQNENQTLASITFQNYFRMYGKLSGMTGTADTEAYEFQQIYGLEVVVIPTHRQMIRKDMGDLVYLTTGEKYDAIIKDIADCNERGQPVLVGTTSIETSEYLSKLLRKGGIKHEVLNAKQHQREAEIVAQAGRPGAVTIATNMAGRGTDIVLGGSLEAVLAALPEGAEADRPRLREEWQLRHDQVLTAGGLHIIGTERHESRRIDNQLRGRSGRQGDPGSSRFYLSLQDNLMRIFASERVAALMQKLGMQEGEAIEHPWVTKAIEGAQRKVEGHNFDIRKQLLEYDDVANDQRRVIYEQRNELMEVADISETIHTLRRDVVNGFIDVYIPPQSLDELWDIPGLEKALEQEYGLHLPVAAWLAGDDSLHEETLRERILGELERAYADKEQMAGAKVMREFEKAVMLQVLDSNWKDHLATMDHLRQGIHLRGYAQKNPKQEYKREAFELFSAMLERIKQEVVTILSRVQVRAEEDVQAVEEQRRSHARMQFQHAEASALASAGGDGGGAATASDPVEPAVQPFVRQGPKLGRNDPCPCGSGKKYKQCHGRLE; translated from the coding sequence ATGGTAAGCAAGTTTCTCAGCAAAATCTTCGGTAGCCGCAACGAACGCCTGCTGAAACGCCTCCGCGCCGTTGTCGAGCGAATCAACCTTCAGGAAGATACGTTTGCCGCGTTGTCGGACGACGAGCTGCGCGCCAAGACGGATGAATTCCGCCGTCGTCTCTCTGACGGCGCAGCGTTAGATGACCTCCTGCCGGAGGCCTTCGCCGCAGTGCGGGAGGCCTCGAAGCGCGCACTCGGGATGCGCCATTTCGATGTTCAGCTGATCGGCGGTATGGTGCTCAACTCGGGCAAGATCGCCGAGATGCGCACCGGCGAGGGTAAAACCCTGGTTGCGACGTTGCCCGCCTATCTGAATGCGCTGCCCGCGAAGGGGGTGCATGTCGTCACGGTCAACGACTACCTGGCACGACGCGACTCCGACTGGATGGGGCGCGTATTCGGCTTTCTCGGCATGACCACCGGGGTGATCCATGCCGGGCAGTCGTCGCAAGAGAAGCGCGCGGCCTACGCCGCCGACATCACGTACGGCACCAACAATGAGTTCGGCTTCGACTACCTGCGCGACAACATGGCCTTCCGCCCTGCGGACAAGGTCCAGCGCGGTCTCAGCTACGCGATCGTCGACGAGGTGGATTCGATCCTCATTGACGAGGCGCGTACGCCGCTGATCATTTCCGGGCCCGTCGATGAGAGTTCTAATCTTTATGCCGAGATCAACAAGCTGATCCCCCAGCTGAAGCGGCAGGAGGCGGAGGGCGGACCGGGCGATTTCACGGTGGACGAGAAGGCCAGGCAGGTCTATCTGACCGAGGAAGGTCATCAGACGGTCGAAGACCTGATGCTGAAGACCGGTCTGCTGAAGGAGGGGGACAGCCTCTACAGTGCCGCCAATATCCGCCTGATGCATCACCTCAATGCGGCCTTGCGCGCGACTATACTGTACCACCGCGATGTGGAATACATCGTCAAGGACGGCGCCATCGTGATCGTGGACGAGTTCACCGGCCGCACCATGCCGGGACGGCGCTGGTCCGAGGGACTGCATCAGGCGATCGAGGCGAAGGAAGGCGTCCCGATCCAGAACGAAAACCAGACCCTCGCCTCGATCACCTTCCAGAATTATTTCCGCATGTACGGCAAGCTGTCGGGCATGACCGGCACCGCCGATACCGAAGCCTATGAGTTCCAGCAGATCTACGGACTGGAGGTCGTGGTAATCCCGACCCATCGGCAGATGATCCGCAAGGACATGGGCGATCTGGTCTATCTCACGACGGGCGAGAAGTACGATGCCATCATCAAAGACATCGCCGACTGCAATGAACGCGGTCAGCCGGTGCTCGTCGGCACCACTTCCATCGAGACATCGGAGTACCTGTCGAAGCTGCTGCGCAAGGGCGGCATCAAGCATGAAGTGCTGAACGCCAAACAGCATCAGCGCGAGGCCGAGATCGTAGCCCAGGCCGGCCGCCCGGGAGCGGTTACCATCGCCACCAACATGGCAGGCCGCGGCACGGACATCGTGCTGGGGGGCTCGCTGGAGGCGGTGCTGGCTGCGCTTCCGGAGGGAGCCGAGGCGGACAGACCGCGTCTGCGCGAGGAATGGCAGTTGCGCCACGACCAGGTCCTCACCGCAGGCGGCCTGCACATCATCGGCACGGAACGACACGAATCGCGCCGCATCGACAACCAGCTGCGCGGCCGTTCCGGACGTCAAGGCGATCCCGGCTCCAGCCGGTTCTACCTGTCGCTGCAGGACAACCTGATGCGCATCTTCGCCTCCGAGCGCGTCGCCGCGCTGATGCAGAAGCTCGGCATGCAGGAAGGCGAGGCGATCGAGCACCCGTGGGTGACCAAGGCGATCGAAGGCGCCCAGCGCAAGGTCGAAGGCCACAATTTCGACATCCGCAAGCAGCTGCTCGAGTACGACGACGTCGCGAACGACCAGCGCCGCGTGATCTATGAGCAGCGCAACGAGCTGATGGAGGTGGCGGACATCTCCGAGACCATCCATACCCTGCGCCGGGACGTGGTCAACGGTTTCATCGACGTCTACATTCCGCCGCAGAGCCTGGACGAGCTGTGGGACATTCCCGGTCTGGAAAAAGCCTTGGAGCAAGAGTACGGGCTGCATCTCCCCGTCGCCGCATGGCTGGCCGGGGACGACAGCCTGCACGAGGAGACCCTGCGCGAACGCATCCTCGGCGAGCTGGAACGCGCATACGCGGATAAGGAACAGATGGCGGGCGCGAAGGTCATGCGCGAGTTCGAGAAGGCAGTCATGCTGCAGGTGCTGGACAGCAACTGGAAGGACCACCTCGCCACCATGGACCATCTGCGCCAGGGTATCCACCTGCGCGGTTACGCGCAGAAGAATCCCAAGCAGGAATACAAACGCGAGGCCTTCGAGCTTTTCAGCGCCATGCTGGAGCGCATCAAACAGGAGGTGGTCACGATCCTGTCCCGCGTCCAGGTGCGCGCGGAGGAGGACGTGCAGGCAGTCGAGGAGCAGCGCCGCTCCCACGCCCGCATGCAATTCCAGCACGCCGAAGCGAGCGCGCTCGCGTCTGCGGGCGGTGACGGCGGTGGAGCAGCCACAGCCAGCGACCCTGTCGAGCCGGCTGTGCAACCCTTCGTGCGCCAGGGGCCCAAGCTCGGGCGCAATGACCCCTGCCCGTGCGGATCGGGCAAGAAATACAAGCAGTGCCACGGCCGGCTTGAGTGA
- a CDS encoding transposase encodes MIDGITDFSLWLSLLAALVLTHVTIAGVTIYLHRHQAHRALELHPVVSHFFRFWLWLTTGMVTKEWVAIHRKHHAKCETAEDPHSPQVRGIKKVLLEGAELYKAESANRETLDKYGHGTPADWIERRLYTPHSALGIGLMLLIDLLLFGIAGIAVWGIQMLWIPVFAAGIINGLGHWWGYRNYEVPDASTNIVPWGILIGGEELHNNHHTFASSARLSSKWWEFDIGWLYIRLLGLFRLARVRKVAARPLLDPSKSAVDMDTLAAIINNRFQVMSRYGRDVLKRVHRDEMRGAAGAARPLLRKARRLLMRDETLIDEQAQRQLESILSDSQRLETVYRFKQRLQSLWRRSAESNEHLLHALQEWCRQAEASGIHALQDFVCVLRSYSMRPVPA; translated from the coding sequence ATGATCGACGGGATTACGGATTTCTCTCTCTGGCTGTCGCTGCTGGCGGCACTGGTACTGACTCACGTCACGATCGCCGGAGTCACCATCTATCTGCACCGCCACCAGGCCCACCGCGCGCTGGAGCTGCACCCGGTCGTCAGCCATTTCTTCCGTTTCTGGCTGTGGCTGACCACCGGCATGGTGACCAAGGAATGGGTGGCCATCCACCGCAAACACCACGCCAAGTGCGAGACTGCGGAGGATCCGCACAGCCCGCAGGTGCGCGGCATCAAAAAAGTGCTGCTGGAGGGGGCTGAGCTGTACAAGGCCGAGTCGGCAAACCGCGAGACGCTGGACAAGTACGGGCATGGAACCCCGGCCGACTGGATCGAGCGCAGGCTCTACACTCCGCACAGCGCGCTCGGCATCGGCTTGATGCTTCTGATCGATCTGCTCCTGTTCGGTATTGCGGGCATTGCAGTATGGGGCATACAGATGCTGTGGATCCCGGTCTTCGCCGCAGGCATCATCAACGGCCTCGGGCACTGGTGGGGTTACCGCAACTATGAGGTGCCCGATGCATCGACCAATATCGTGCCCTGGGGCATCCTGATCGGCGGAGAGGAGCTGCACAACAACCACCACACCTTCGCCTCATCGGCGCGGCTGTCATCCAAATGGTGGGAGTTCGACATCGGCTGGCTGTACATACGCCTGCTGGGGCTGTTCCGTCTGGCTCGAGTGCGCAAGGTTGCGGCGCGGCCGCTGCTCGATCCGAGCAAATCAGCCGTGGACATGGACACCCTGGCCGCGATCATCAACAACCGGTTCCAGGTCATGTCGCGCTATGGGCGCGATGTGCTGAAGCGTGTACACCGTGATGAAATGCGCGGGGCCGCCGGCGCGGCGAGACCGTTGCTGCGGAAGGCTCGCCGCCTGCTGATGCGGGACGAAACGCTCATTGATGAACAGGCCCAGCGCCAGCTGGAGTCGATACTGAGTGACAGTCAGCGGCTGGAGACGGTATACCGTTTCAAGCAGCGTCTGCAGTCCCTGTGGCGCCGCTCTGCGGAGTCGAACGAGCACCTGTTGCACGCGCTGCAGGAGTGGTGCCGCCAGGCCGAGGCCTCGGGCATCCATGCCCTGCAGGATTTCGTTTGCGTGCTGCGCAGCTATTCGATGCGCCCCGTGCCGGCGTGA
- the radC gene encoding DNA repair protein RadC: MAIPHWPASERPREKLCAQGPASLSDAELLAILLRTGVRGKTAVDVARELLLEYGGLRALLEADRARLCRSPGLGLAKYVQLQAMLELGRRHLRETLTRGDALSNPSDTKNYLMAQLRDRPHEIFACLFLDTRHRVIAFEEMFRGTIDGASVHPREIVKRALSYNAAALILAHNHPSGVAEPSQSDQRLTQRLRDALHLVDIRVLDHLVIGDGRVASFAELGLL, from the coding sequence ATGGCGATCCCTCATTGGCCTGCATCCGAGCGGCCGCGTGAAAAGCTATGCGCGCAGGGCCCGGCCAGCCTGTCCGATGCCGAACTGCTGGCGATCCTCCTGCGCACCGGCGTGCGCGGCAAGACGGCCGTGGACGTCGCGCGCGAGCTGTTGCTCGAGTACGGGGGTCTGCGCGCCCTGCTCGAGGCGGACCGTGCACGGCTGTGCCGCAGTCCCGGACTCGGACTCGCCAAGTATGTACAGCTCCAGGCCATGCTCGAGCTCGGCAGGCGACACCTGCGCGAAACCCTGACGCGCGGTGACGCGCTCAGCAATCCCTCCGATACCAAGAACTACCTGATGGCGCAACTGCGCGACCGCCCCCATGAGATCTTCGCCTGCCTGTTCCTGGACACGCGCCACCGCGTGATCGCCTTCGAGGAAATGTTCCGCGGCACCATCGACGGGGCGAGCGTGCATCCGCGCGAGATCGTCAAGCGGGCCCTGAGCTATAACGCCGCCGCGCTCATCCTCGCCCACAACCACCCGTCCGGGGTGGCCGAACCGAGCCAGTCCGACCAGCGCCTGACCCAGCGCCTGCGTGACGCCCTCCATCTGGTGGATATCCGGGTGCTCGATCACCTCGTGATCGGGGACGGCAGGGTGGCTTCATTCGCCGAGTTGGGCCTGTTGTAA
- a CDS encoding sulfite exporter TauE/SafE family protein, producing MDWLSQLVLFVISLLANLFSALSGGGAGLIQLPALIFLGLPFGTALATHKIATVALGIGATLRYLKAGGLERRLAVFILATGLPGVVLGTRLILQVPDRVAQITLGLLTMALGIYSWFSPGLGQEHRPQHRDRQGYLIGGGALFAIGVVNGSLSSGTGLFVTLWLVRWFGLDYKRAVAYTLILVGLFWNGAGALVLGMQAAVRWDWLPALLLGSLVGGYLGAHIAVAQGNRLIKRAFEVVTLLVGVKLVMG from the coding sequence ATGGACTGGCTGAGCCAGCTGGTCTTGTTTGTCATTTCGCTCCTGGCGAACCTGTTTTCGGCGTTGTCCGGGGGCGGGGCCGGGCTGATCCAGCTGCCGGCGCTGATCTTCCTCGGTCTGCCCTTCGGTACGGCGCTAGCGACACACAAGATTGCAACCGTCGCCTTGGGTATCGGCGCGACGCTGCGCTACCTGAAGGCCGGCGGGCTGGAGCGGCGCCTGGCCGTGTTCATCCTGGCAACCGGGCTGCCGGGGGTGGTGCTGGGGACCCGGCTGATCCTCCAGGTACCCGACCGGGTGGCGCAGATAACGCTCGGTCTGCTCACCATGGCCCTGGGGATATACTCCTGGTTCAGCCCGGGTCTCGGCCAGGAGCACCGCCCGCAGCACCGCGACCGGCAGGGCTACCTGATCGGCGGCGGCGCACTGTTCGCGATCGGCGTGGTCAACGGCTCACTCTCCTCGGGCACGGGACTGTTCGTCACCCTGTGGCTGGTGCGCTGGTTCGGGCTGGATTACAAGCGCGCGGTGGCCTATACCCTGATCCTGGTCGGACTGTTCTGGAACGGCGCCGGTGCGCTTGTCCTCGGCATGCAGGCGGCGGTCCGCTGGGACTGGCTGCCCGCGCTGCTGCTCGGTTCACTCGTCGGCGGCTATCTCGGCGCCCACATCGCGGTCGCGCAGGGCAACCGCCTGATCAAGCGCGCGTTCGAGGTGGTGACGCTGCTGGTGGGGGTGAAGTTGGTGATGGGATAA
- the rpmB gene encoding 50S ribosomal protein L28 — MSRVCQITGKRPIVGNNVSHANNKTKRRFLPNLQTHRFWVENEQRWIKLRVSTQGMRIIDKQGIDNVLADIRGRGVKV; from the coding sequence ATGTCCAGGGTTTGTCAGATTACCGGGAAGCGGCCAATCGTCGGCAATAACGTTTCCCACGCCAACAACAAGACGAAGCGCCGCTTTCTGCCCAACCTGCAGACGCACCGTTTCTGGGTCGAGAACGAGCAGCGCTGGATCAAGCTGCGTGTCAGCACCCAGGGCATGCGCATCATTGACAAGCAGGGTATTGATAACGTCCTCGCCGATATCCGCGGCCGCGGCGTCAAGGTATAA
- the coaBC gene encoding bifunctional phosphopantothenoylcysteine decarboxylase/phosphopantothenate--cysteine ligase CoaBC: protein MRLANKKILLGVSGSIAAYKIPDLVRRLRADGAEVEVVLTRAGAQFITALTLQAVSGRRVHTRHLDPEDETVMGHIELARWADLILIAPASAHQIAKLAAGLADDLLSTLCLASTAPLALAPAMNRVMWEHPATRANVATLGSRGVCLFGPGSGDQACGETGPGRMLEPEELAGLTAGLFQSGRLQGLTVLVTAGPTREAIDPVRFLSNRSSGKMGYALANAALEAGARVTLISGPVDQALAAGVRRIEVTSAAEMRGRVLEHADCDVFISAAAVADHRPVNVAARKLKKDEMSAVLELERTPDIVAEVAALPNAPFMVGFAAETEDLARNARVKLQSKGLDMVIANLVGREGVGFEADDNEVTVFWHGGQADLPRASKQKLARDIIKHIAERYHAQGAAEDS from the coding sequence ATGCGTCTGGCAAATAAAAAGATCCTGCTCGGGGTCAGCGGCAGCATCGCCGCCTATAAGATCCCCGACCTCGTGCGCCGGCTGCGCGCCGATGGCGCCGAGGTGGAGGTCGTCCTCACGCGCGCCGGCGCCCAATTCATCACTGCACTGACCCTGCAGGCGGTGTCGGGTCGCCGCGTTCACACGCGTCACCTCGATCCCGAGGACGAGACCGTGATGGGACACATCGAGCTGGCGCGCTGGGCGGACCTGATCCTGATCGCGCCCGCCTCCGCCCACCAGATCGCCAAGCTCGCCGCCGGGCTGGCCGACGATCTTCTGTCCACCCTGTGCCTGGCGAGCACCGCACCGCTGGCGCTGGCGCCGGCGATGAACCGTGTGATGTGGGAACATCCGGCCACGCGTGCCAACGTGGCGACACTCGGGAGTCGCGGCGTGTGCCTGTTCGGTCCCGGCAGCGGTGACCAGGCCTGCGGCGAGACCGGCCCCGGGCGCATGCTGGAGCCCGAGGAACTGGCCGGGTTGACCGCCGGGCTGTTCCAGTCCGGCCGCCTGCAGGGCCTGACAGTGCTGGTGACCGCAGGGCCGACGCGGGAGGCGATCGACCCGGTACGCTTTCTGTCCAACCGCAGCTCGGGCAAGATGGGTTACGCCCTGGCCAATGCGGCGTTGGAGGCGGGCGCGCGCGTTACCCTGATCAGCGGACCTGTCGACCAGGCGCTCGCCGCGGGGGTCCGCCGCATCGAGGTGACTTCGGCCGCGGAGATGCGCGGCCGTGTGCTCGAACATGCGGATTGCGATGTGTTTATCTCCGCCGCGGCGGTCGCGGACCATCGCCCGGTCAACGTCGCCGCGCGCAAGCTGAAGAAGGACGAGATGTCCGCGGTGTTAGAGCTGGAGCGTACGCCGGATATCGTGGCCGAGGTCGCCGCATTGCCCAACGCCCCCTTCATGGTGGGCTTCGCCGCGGAGACCGAAGACCTGGCGCGCAATGCCCGGGTGAAGCTGCAGTCCAAAGGGCTGGATATGGTGATCGCCAATCTGGTCGGGCGGGAAGGCGTCGGTTTTGAAGCCGATGACAACGAGGTGACCGTGTTCTGGCACGGGGGGCAGGCGGACCTGCCGCGCGCATCCAAGCAGAAGCTGGCGCGCGACATCATCAAGCACATAGCGGAGAGATATCATGCACAAGGTGCAGCTGAAGATTCTTGA
- the rpmG gene encoding 50S ribosomal protein L33, with translation MREKIKLASSAGTGHFYTTTKNKRTMPDKMEIKKFDPVVRKHVVYKETKLK, from the coding sequence ATGCGTGAAAAGATCAAGCTAGCGTCCTCGGCCGGCACCGGGCACTTCTACACCACGACCAAGAACAAGCGCACCATGCCGGACAAGATGGAGATCAAGAAGTTTGATCCGGTCGTGCGCAAGCACGTCGTCTACAAGGAAACCAAGCTGAAATAA
- the argJ gene encoding bifunctional glutamate N-acetyltransferase/amino-acid acetyltransferase ArgJ: MAVGLSGELPPLYAVGGIRIGTTAAGIRKTGRRDLVVVEIAPGTDCAAIFTRNAFCAAPVTVARGNLAGRMPRYLLINTGNANAGTGPAGLRGAEECCAALAAQAGCDPAEVLPFSTGVIGEPLPVDRIIQGLPAALAALRADGWGDAAAGIMTTDTVPKGVSRRVQLGGHAVTVTGIAKGAGMIHPDMATMLAFVATDARVNPDLLRRCLRAAAEESFNSITVDGDTSTNDACILLATGTSSAPALSTEDDERFPVLREAITEVCAGLAQAIVRDAEGATKFITVEVVEGRDREECRAVGYAVALSPLVKTAFFASDPNWGRILAAVGRSGLADFDVDGVSIYLDEVCIVRGGGRAPDYTEEQGRQVMQGSEITIRIALARGHAQARVWTCDFSYDYVRINAEYRT, encoded by the coding sequence ATGGCTGTAGGCTTGTCCGGCGAATTGCCGCCGCTGTACGCAGTAGGCGGTATCCGTATAGGCACCACGGCGGCGGGTATTCGCAAAACCGGGCGGCGCGATCTCGTCGTGGTCGAGATCGCGCCGGGCACCGACTGCGCCGCGATATTTACGCGCAACGCCTTCTGTGCCGCGCCGGTGACCGTTGCGCGCGGCAACCTGGCGGGGCGCATGCCGCGGTATCTACTGATCAATACCGGAAATGCCAATGCCGGTACCGGCCCGGCAGGCCTGCGGGGTGCCGAGGAATGCTGTGCCGCACTTGCGGCGCAGGCCGGGTGCGATCCCGCCGAGGTGCTGCCGTTCTCCACCGGCGTGATCGGCGAGCCGTTGCCGGTCGACCGCATCATTCAGGGCCTGCCCGCCGCATTGGCGGCGTTGCGCGCGGACGGATGGGGGGACGCGGCCGCCGGCATCATGACCACGGACACCGTACCCAAGGGCGTGTCACGCCGCGTACAGCTCGGAGGACATGCCGTGACGGTTACAGGGATCGCCAAGGGTGCCGGCATGATCCATCCCGATATGGCCACCATGCTGGCCTTCGTTGCGACCGACGCCCGGGTGAACCCAGACTTGCTCCGTCGCTGCCTGCGGGCGGCGGCGGAGGAATCGTTCAACTCCATCACGGTCGACGGTGATACCTCCACCAACGACGCCTGCATCCTGCTTGCCACGGGGACGTCATCCGCCCCGGCGCTGTCCACGGAGGACGACGAGCGTTTCCCTGTGCTGCGCGAGGCGATTACAGAGGTGTGCGCGGGGCTTGCGCAGGCCATCGTGCGTGACGCGGAGGGCGCGACCAAATTCATAACTGTAGAAGTGGTCGAAGGCAGGGACCGGGAAGAATGCCGCGCCGTCGGGTACGCGGTGGCCCTCTCCCCCCTGGTGAAGACTGCGTTTTTCGCCAGCGATCCCAATTGGGGCCGCATTCTCGCCGCGGTGGGACGCAGCGGTCTTGCAGATTTCGACGTCGATGGTGTATCCATCTATCTGGACGAGGTCTGTATTGTGCGCGGCGGGGGGCGGGCGCCCGACTACACCGAGGAGCAGGGTCGCCAGGTCATGCAGGGTAGCGAGATCACGATACGGATCGCACTCGCGCGCGGCCACGCGCAGGCCCGAGTCTGGACCTGCGATTTTTCCTATGATTACGTGCGCATCAACGCGGAATATCGCACCTGA
- a CDS encoding DUF4124 domain-containing protein: MCLYLAAPAALGASYKWTDEQGRVHYGDTIPPADIHRPHEKLDKQGLVDRKVDAAPNPTQRAELRRRTQEQAAEQEEARRREIRDQFLIETYQDTTQVKAAYDAKLASIDSSISLATSVVDKLTTRRAALARNAAANERGGEATLKLQQGIRDIDQQLEHQRNYIEERRSERRSLEQTAAQDIARFEQLQAEQLEAQRAGNP; this comes from the coding sequence TTGTGTCTGTACCTGGCCGCCCCCGCGGCACTGGGCGCCTCCTATAAATGGACCGACGAGCAGGGCCGCGTTCATTACGGCGATACCATCCCGCCGGCGGACATCCACCGTCCCCACGAGAAGCTGGACAAGCAGGGACTGGTAGACAGGAAGGTCGACGCAGCGCCGAATCCGACGCAGCGCGCGGAACTGCGCCGGCGCACTCAGGAACAGGCGGCGGAACAGGAGGAGGCCCGTCGGCGCGAGATCCGCGACCAGTTTCTGATCGAGACCTACCAGGACACCACCCAGGTCAAGGCGGCATACGACGCCAAGCTCGCCAGCATCGACTCCTCCATCAGCCTCGCCACCTCGGTGGTGGATAAACTGACCACACGCCGCGCGGCCCTCGCCAGGAATGCCGCCGCCAATGAACGCGGCGGCGAGGCGACGCTCAAGCTGCAGCAGGGTATCCGCGACATCGACCAGCAGCTCGAGCACCAGCGCAACTACATCGAGGAACGCCGCAGCGAGCGGCGCAGCCTCGAGCAGACCGCCGCGCAGGACATCGCCCGCTTCGAGCAGCTGCAGGCCGAACAGCTCGAGGCGCAGCGCGCCGGGAACCCCTGA
- the dut gene encoding dUTP diphosphatase gives MHKVQLKILDARLGNEIPLPEYMTAGAAGMDLRACLNEPLEIRPGETHLIPTGLAIHIDDDNVAAVLLPRSGLGHKHGIVLGNLVGLIDSDYQGQVFVSCWNRGREPFSIIVGERIAQMVFVPVVKADFEIVDEFELSDRGAGGFGHSGRN, from the coding sequence ATGCACAAGGTGCAGCTGAAGATTCTTGATGCCCGCCTGGGCAATGAGATTCCTCTGCCGGAGTACATGACCGCGGGGGCGGCGGGCATGGACCTGCGCGCATGTCTCAACGAGCCGCTCGAGATCCGGCCGGGCGAGACGCACCTGATTCCGACCGGGCTCGCGATCCACATCGACGACGACAACGTCGCCGCCGTACTGCTGCCGCGTTCCGGTCTTGGACACAAGCATGGCATCGTGCTGGGCAATCTGGTCGGCCTGATCGATTCCGATTACCAGGGGCAGGTCTTCGTCTCCTGCTGGAACCGCGGACGCGAGCCGTTTTCCATCATTGTCGGCGAGCGTATCGCCCAGATGGTGTTTGTCCCGGTCGTGAAGGCGGATTTCGAAATCGTGGATGAGTTCGAACTCAGCGATCGTGGTGCCGGCGGTTTCGGTCATTCCGGCCGCAATTGA
- the argB gene encoding acetylglutamate kinase produces the protein MTLNTDSAMNIARVLTEALPYIRRFAGKTIVIKYGGNAMVDERLKSGFARDVVLMRLVGMNPVVVHGGGPQIGRLLERIGKQSQFVDGMRVTDSETMDVVEMVLGGLVNKEIVALINRHGGTAVGLTGKDGSLIQARKMVFTRQAPEMNAPEIIDIGHVGEVASINANVINMLVKSDFIPVIAPIGLGEDGLSYNINADLVAGKVAEVLKAEKLILLTNTRGVLDKSEQLVSRINAHDVDRLVAEGAIYGGMLPKVRCALEAVQGGVQSAHIIDGRVEHAVLLEVFTDEGVGTLIRR, from the coding sequence ATGACTCTGAATACCGATTCCGCCATGAACATCGCCCGGGTGTTGACCGAGGCGCTGCCCTATATCCGGCGCTTCGCCGGCAAGACCATCGTGATCAAGTACGGCGGCAATGCCATGGTCGACGAACGGCTCAAGAGCGGTTTCGCCCGCGACGTGGTGCTGATGCGGCTGGTCGGCATGAATCCGGTCGTGGTGCACGGCGGCGGACCGCAGATCGGACGCCTGCTCGAGCGGATCGGCAAGCAGAGCCAGTTCGTCGACGGCATGCGCGTGACCGACAGCGAGACCATGGACGTGGTGGAGATGGTCCTGGGCGGGCTCGTGAACAAGGAGATCGTCGCCCTAATCAACCGCCACGGCGGCACCGCGGTCGGGCTGACCGGCAAGGACGGTTCACTGATCCAGGCGAGGAAGATGGTGTTCACGCGCCAGGCGCCCGAGATGAACGCGCCGGAGATCATCGACATCGGCCATGTCGGCGAGGTCGCGAGCATCAACGCCAACGTCATCAACATGCTGGTGAAGAGCGATTTCATCCCGGTGATCGCGCCGATCGGGCTGGGCGAGGACGGCCTGTCCTACAACATCAACGCCGACCTGGTGGCGGGCAAGGTGGCCGAGGTGCTGAAGGCTGAGAAGCTTATCCTGCTGACCAATACGCGCGGGGTGCTGGACAAGAGCGAACAGCTCGTATCGCGCATCAACGCCCATGACGTCGACCGCCTGGTCGCCGAGGGCGCCATCTACGGCGGCATGCTGCCCAAGGTGCGCTGCGCGCTGGAGGCCGTGCAGGGCGGGGTGCAAAGCGCCCACATCATCGACGGCCGGGTCGAGCATGCGGTGCTGCTGGAGGTGTTCACCGACGAGGGCGTGGGGACGCTGATCCGGCGCTGA